One Amblyomma americanum isolate KBUSLIRL-KWMA chromosome 8, ASM5285725v1, whole genome shotgun sequence DNA window includes the following coding sequences:
- the LOC144101436 gene encoding soluble calcium-activated nucleotidase 1: MELRVPLIDSRGTSPVAAATANPAIMKMQDWVMSSGRLPTTYRIGNSTLRCQVNFVVAVALMGIACLLLMYALLPWGKYHHIVEDHIDGPGHEHGHQHILQEYLPYNATYPLTKPIVYGRKVRYKFACITDLDTESKLKGTENTWVSYLKVGYLVVDRTMSEVSIEWEEGMTMLKGQFAMGGRGMELSELVVFNGKLYTMDDRTGVVYEIRDNKVIPWVMLTDGNGEATKGFKSEWATVREGVLYVGGLGKEWTNSKGHVINHDPQWIKVVTPGGRVEHRDWRDNYRKLCEWAKYGPPGYMIHEAVAWSHRYGEWFFLPRRASTTAYNDVEDEEKGTNIMLRTDPHFARVRVMEVGPLVPTHGFSSFKFVPSLSRSDRDSLILALKSEEYKGKTATYITVIRVDDGKVLYPETKIGDYKFEGVEFI, from the exons ATGGAGCTTCGAGTGCCTCTGATAGATAGCCGTGGGACGTCACCTGTGGCCGCGGCCACCGCCAACCCTGCGATAATGAAGATGCAAGATTGGGTGATGAGCTCGGGCCGGCTGCCGACGACCTACCGCATAGGCAACTCGACGTTGCGCTGTCAGGTCAACTTCGTCGTGGCCGTGGCTCTCATGGGCATCGCCTGCCTGCTGCTCATGTACGCGCTTCTACCCTGGGGCAAGTACCACCACATCGTCGAGGACCACATCGACGGCCCCGGTCACGAGCACGGTCACCAACACATCCTGCAGGAGTACTTGCCCTACAACGCCACTTACCCGCTCACCAAGCCGATCGTGTATGGGCGCAAGGTGCGCTACAAGTTCGCCTGCATCACGGACCTGGACACGGAGTCCAAGTTGAAAGGCACCGAGAACACGTGGGTGAGCTACCTGAAGGTCGGCTACCTTGTGGTCGACCGGACCATGAGTGAGGTCAGCATCGAGTGGGAGGAAGGTATGACGATGCTGAAGGGACAGTTCGCCATGGGCGGACGCGGTATGGAGCTCTCCGAGCTCGTGGTGTTCAACGGCAAGCTCTACACCATGGACGACAGGACGGGGGTGGTGTACGAGATCAGGGACAACAAGGTGATCCCGTGGGTGATGCTGACGGACGGGAATGGAGAGGCCAcgaaag GCTTCAAGAGTGAGTGGGCGACGGTGCGCGAAGGCGTCCTCTACGTGGGTGGCTTGGGCAAGGAGTGGACAAATAGTAAGGGTCATGTCATCAACCATGACCCTCAGTGGATCAAAGTGGTGACCCCTGGAGGCCGCGTTGAGCACCGCGACTGGCGGGACAACTACCGCAAGCTCTGTGAATGGGCCAAGTACGGACCTCCAG GATACATGATCCacgaagctgtcgcgtggagtcATCGCTACGGTGAGTGGTTCTTCTTGCCGCGCCGTGCAAGCACCACGGCCTACAATGACGTCGAAGACGAGGAGAAAGGCACCAACATCATGCTGCGCACAGACCCACACTTTGCGCGTGTGCGAGTGATGGAGGTTGGACCGTTGGTGCCAACGCACGGCTTCTCGTCGTTCAAGTTTGTGCCCAGCCTGTCACGCTCAGACAGGGACAGCCTGATCCTTGCCCTCAAGTCGGAGGAGTACAAAGGAAAGACTGCAACCTATATCACTGTGATCCGCGTCGACGACGGCAAGGTTCTCTACCCTGAGACCAAGATCGGTGACTACAAGTTTGAGGGTGTTGAGTTCATCTGA